Proteins from a single region of Nocardioides oleivorans:
- a CDS encoding MerR family transcriptional regulator → MSASTSPGPSRGARLTIGQVLDQLRSDFPGVTISKIRFLEDQGLVKPERTPAGYRKFSPQDVDRLRYVLTMQRDHYLPHKVIGEHLDAIDRGLEPPAIEGVVPTVPKVALSADGLPSPESFRRTSDLRLSRRELVKVADISEELLAELEQFGLVTARTGTGHFDSDALVVAQTARELADFGFEPRHLRAFKTAADREVGLVQQVVAPISRGRDAAASARAEDATSEIAALSVRLHATLVKVGLDRG, encoded by the coding sequence GTGAGTGCCTCGACCTCTCCGGGCCCGAGTCGCGGCGCCCGCCTCACCATCGGGCAGGTCCTCGACCAGCTGCGCTCGGACTTCCCGGGCGTGACGATCTCGAAGATCCGCTTCCTGGAGGACCAGGGCCTGGTCAAGCCCGAGCGCACGCCCGCGGGCTACCGCAAGTTCTCCCCGCAGGACGTCGACCGGTTGCGCTACGTCCTGACGATGCAGCGCGACCACTACCTGCCGCACAAGGTGATCGGCGAGCACCTCGACGCGATCGACCGAGGCCTGGAGCCGCCGGCCATCGAGGGCGTCGTCCCCACCGTCCCCAAGGTCGCGCTCAGCGCCGACGGCCTGCCCAGCCCGGAGTCGTTCCGGCGCACGAGCGACCTGCGGCTCTCGCGACGTGAGCTGGTCAAGGTCGCCGACATCTCCGAGGAGCTGCTGGCCGAGCTGGAGCAGTTCGGCCTGGTCACGGCCCGCACCGGGACCGGGCACTTCGACTCCGACGCCCTCGTCGTCGCGCAGACCGCGCGCGAGCTGGCCGACTTCGGGTTCGAGCCGCGTCACCTCCGGGCGTTCAAGACCGCCGCCGACCGCGAGGTCGGCCTCGTCCAGCAGGTCGTGGCGCCCATCTCCCGCGGCCGCGACGCCGCCGCCAGTGCGAGGGCCGAGGACGCCACGTCCGAGATCGCGGCGCTGTCCGTGCGCCTCCACGCGACCCTGGTGAAGGTCGGGCTCGACCGCGGCTGA
- a CDS encoding bifunctional nuclease family protein has protein sequence MREMDVVGVRVEMPSNQPIVLLREVTGERYLPIWIGAVEATAIAFAQQGVTPPRPLTHDLMRDVLAATGQRLDEVRIVEVQDNIFYAQLVFDGGAEVGARPSDSIALALRTGTRIVCAEAVLEEAGLAVPAEQEDEVERFREFLDHVSPDDFESPDNPQ, from the coding sequence ATGCGTGAGATGGACGTCGTCGGAGTCCGCGTCGAGATGCCCTCCAACCAGCCGATCGTGCTCCTGCGCGAGGTCACGGGGGAGCGCTACCTGCCGATCTGGATCGGGGCCGTCGAGGCGACCGCGATCGCGTTCGCCCAGCAGGGGGTGACCCCGCCCCGGCCGCTGACGCACGACCTGATGCGCGACGTGCTGGCCGCCACCGGCCAGCGACTCGACGAGGTGCGCATCGTCGAGGTCCAGGACAACATCTTCTACGCCCAGCTCGTCTTCGACGGGGGCGCCGAGGTCGGCGCCCGGCCCTCGGACTCGATCGCCCTCGCGCTGCGCACCGGCACTCGGATCGTGTGCGCGGAGGCGGTGCTCGAGGAGGCCGGCCTGGCCGTGCCGGCCGAGCAGGAGGACGAGGTCGAGCGGTTCCGCGAGTTCCTCGACCACGTCTCGCCGGACGACTTCGAGTCGCCGGACAACCCGCAGTAG
- a CDS encoding MerR family transcriptional regulator, whose product MASNENDPGADAAAIKAAADAADAAEEQGLLFDDDVSPLPSDTGYRGPTACNAAGITYRQLDYWARTGLVEPSVRGAAGSGSQRLYSFRDILILKVVKRLLDAGISLQQIRTATAHLRERGTDDLTRVTLMSDGASVYECTSNDEVIDLLQGGQGVFGIAIGGVWREIEGTLAELPSERTAEEPAAPVAGDELAARRAARQTG is encoded by the coding sequence GTGGCTAGCAACGAGAACGACCCCGGCGCCGACGCCGCCGCGATCAAGGCTGCGGCCGACGCTGCGGACGCCGCCGAGGAGCAGGGACTGCTCTTCGACGACGACGTCTCCCCGCTGCCGAGCGACACCGGCTACCGCGGCCCGACCGCGTGCAACGCGGCCGGCATCACCTACCGCCAGCTCGACTACTGGGCCCGCACCGGCCTGGTGGAGCCGAGCGTGCGGGGTGCCGCGGGGTCCGGCTCCCAGCGCCTCTACTCCTTCCGCGACATCCTGATCCTCAAGGTCGTCAAGCGTCTCCTCGACGCCGGCATCTCGCTGCAGCAGATCCGCACCGCGACCGCCCACCTGCGCGAGCGCGGCACCGACGACCTGACGCGCGTGACGCTGATGAGCGACGGCGCCTCGGTCTACGAGTGCACCAGCAACGACGAGGTCATCGACCTCCTCCAGGGCGGGCAGGGCGTGTTCGGCATCGCCATCGGTGGTGTGTGGCGCGAGATCGAGGGCACCCTCGCCGAGCTGCCCAGCGAGCGCACCGCCGAGGAGCCGGCGGCACCGGTTGCCGGCGACGAGCTCGCCGCCCGTCGCGCCGCACGCCAGACGGGCTGA
- a CDS encoding hemolysin family protein, whose amino-acid sequence MSSDLFGVVLAVVLLALNAFFVGSEFALLAARRSQIEPRAQEGSRAARTTLRAMENVSLVMAGAQLGITVCSLGLGAIGEPAVAHLLEPLFHQARLPDDLLHPVSFVVAMSIVVYLHVVLGEMVPKNIALAGADRAAMVLSPPMMVIVTVLRPVIGLMNMMANGVLRLLRIEPKDEVHSSFTREEVAALVEESRGEGLIEAEEYDRLAGALGFTEKAVSSILMTPDTLATVAPGSTVADVEAVCASTGFSRFPVATADGSLLGYLHIKDALESDDDKRSRVIEDKWIRPFATVHPDDLLHDALESLQVKGAHMARVVQRDGAVVGLVTLEDVLEELVGEIRDAAHHDVSTADA is encoded by the coding sequence GTGAGCAGTGACCTCTTCGGCGTCGTCCTCGCCGTCGTCCTCCTGGCGCTCAACGCGTTCTTCGTCGGCTCGGAGTTCGCGCTGCTCGCCGCGCGGCGCAGCCAGATCGAGCCGCGTGCCCAAGAGGGCTCGCGGGCCGCCCGCACGACCCTGCGCGCCATGGAGAACGTCTCGCTCGTGATGGCCGGGGCCCAGCTCGGCATCACCGTCTGCTCGCTCGGCCTCGGTGCCATCGGCGAGCCCGCGGTGGCCCACCTGCTCGAACCCCTCTTCCACCAGGCCCGCCTGCCCGACGACCTGCTCCACCCGGTGTCCTTCGTGGTCGCCATGTCGATCGTGGTCTACCTCCATGTCGTGCTGGGCGAGATGGTGCCGAAGAACATCGCGCTGGCCGGTGCCGACCGCGCCGCGATGGTGCTGAGCCCGCCGATGATGGTGATCGTCACGGTGCTCCGCCCCGTCATCGGCCTGATGAACATGATGGCCAACGGCGTGCTGCGCCTGCTGAGGATCGAGCCCAAGGACGAGGTGCACTCGAGCTTCACCCGCGAGGAGGTCGCCGCGCTCGTCGAGGAGTCGCGCGGCGAGGGCCTGATCGAGGCCGAGGAGTACGACCGCCTCGCCGGCGCGCTGGGCTTCACCGAGAAGGCCGTGTCGTCGATCCTCATGACGCCCGACACCCTGGCCACCGTGGCTCCCGGCTCGACGGTGGCCGACGTGGAGGCCGTCTGCGCCTCGACCGGGTTCAGCCGGTTCCCGGTGGCGACCGCCGACGGCTCGCTCCTGGGCTACCTCCACATCAAGGACGCCCTGGAGTCCGACGACGACAAGCGCTCGCGGGTGATCGAGGACAAGTGGATCCGGCCGTTCGCGACCGTCCACCCCGACGACCTGCTCCACGACGCCCTGGAGAGCCTGCAGGTCAAGGGCGCGCACATGGCCCGTGTCGTGCAGCGCGACGGTGCGGTCGTCGGCCTCGTCACCCTCGAGGACGTGCTCGAGGAGCTCGTCGGCGAGATCCGGGACGCGGCACACCACGACGTGTCCACGGCCGACGCCTGA
- a CDS encoding CDP-alcohol phosphatidyltransferase family protein, producing the protein MPEEASRVWTVPNVISVVRLAGVPLFLWLVLGPEADAIALVVLMVAGFTDFLDGWLARRLNQYSQLGEILDPVADRLYILAVVVGLFLRDIIPWWVAVALPLRDLLLWGLVPILRTRGFSALPVHFLGKAATFNLLYAFPLLLLGEGDGIVATLARTFGWAFAWWGIGLYWWAGVLYAWQVRKLVRDTPRRTSPASDHA; encoded by the coding sequence GTGCCAGAGGAAGCGTCCCGCGTCTGGACCGTGCCCAACGTCATCAGCGTGGTGCGGCTCGCAGGTGTGCCGTTGTTCCTGTGGCTGGTCCTGGGACCCGAGGCCGACGCGATCGCGCTCGTCGTGCTGATGGTGGCCGGCTTCACCGACTTCCTCGACGGCTGGCTCGCCCGGCGGCTCAACCAGTACTCCCAGCTCGGCGAGATCCTCGACCCGGTCGCGGACCGCCTCTACATCCTCGCGGTGGTCGTCGGGCTGTTCCTGCGCGACATCATCCCCTGGTGGGTCGCGGTCGCCCTGCCGCTGCGCGACCTGCTCCTGTGGGGCCTGGTGCCGATCCTGCGCACGCGCGGCTTCTCGGCGCTCCCGGTGCACTTCCTCGGCAAGGCGGCGACGTTCAACCTGCTCTACGCCTTCCCGCTGCTGCTGCTCGGCGAGGGCGACGGCATCGTCGCCACGCTCGCCCGCACCTTCGGCTGGGCGTTCGCCTGGTGGGGGATCGGCCTCTACTGGTGGGCCGGCGTGCTCTACGCGTGGCAGGTGCGCAAGCTGGTCCGCGACACACCACGGCGCACGTCGCCGGCCAGCGACCATGCCTGA
- a CDS encoding small basic family protein, which produces MIAALGLVFGVIAGLLFAPDVPLGLQNYLPIAVVAALDAVFGGLRAYLDGIFDDKVFVVSFVSNVVIAAAIVYLGDQLGVGAQLTTGVVVVLGIRIFSNVAAIRRHVFHA; this is translated from the coding sequence ATGATCGCCGCGCTCGGACTGGTCTTCGGCGTCATCGCCGGCCTCCTGTTCGCCCCCGACGTGCCGCTGGGCCTGCAGAACTACCTGCCCATCGCCGTCGTGGCGGCGCTCGACGCCGTGTTCGGCGGCCTGCGTGCCTACCTCGACGGCATCTTCGACGACAAGGTCTTCGTCGTCTCGTTCGTGAGCAACGTCGTGATCGCCGCCGCGATCGTCTACCTCGGCGACCAGCTCGGCGTCGGCGCCCAGCTGACCACGGGAGTCGTCGTCGTCCTCGGCATCCGGATCTTCTCCAACGTGGCGGCCATCCGGAGGCACGTCTTCCATGCCTGA
- a CDS encoding sulfatase, with translation MRAWAQSIAAALLVVLVATLATVTAIDGSGAGSDAVSLAQGTQAPADAAAPTQPNIVFVLTDDMRDDDLDHMPITRRLLADQGMEFTDAISPHPLCCPARAQLATGQYAQNNGVQHNRGEHGGFQALDPTREASRWFRDAGYQTGFAGKFLNGYHPQDARPSGWTRWDALTRGTYDYVNFTMTGDGTPTRYTDSYITTVIEEHTDDSIRDFAATGDPFLVYAWHLAPHYRITPEGGRSLPPAMPQDRGTYADQRPASFDDPAFDEADVSDQPRYLRNLPRVDRDEVQAESSARLESLQAVDRAVGSLVQTLDDSGVLDDTYIVFSSDNGYSLGEHRYTGKDVLTDEALQVPLVIRGPGIPAGTTSDLPVTLVDLPATFADLTGVQPQWTIDGTSLVPTLMGDEQPFRDTTLIQTGRTLGDGWSHRGVRTERYLYGTDGTEAFLYDRLADPDGMVNVVDDPRYAEVRAALEQRRAQLVTCAGWTCNQVFGPLPEPAP, from the coding sequence ATGCGAGCGTGGGCACAGTCGATCGCGGCTGCTCTGCTGGTCGTGCTCGTCGCCACCCTCGCGACGGTGACCGCCATCGACGGCTCCGGGGCCGGATCGGATGCGGTCAGCCTCGCGCAGGGCACGCAGGCACCCGCGGACGCGGCCGCTCCCACGCAGCCCAACATCGTCTTCGTGCTGACCGACGACATGCGCGACGACGACCTGGACCACATGCCGATCACGCGGCGCCTGCTCGCCGACCAGGGCATGGAGTTCACCGACGCGATCTCTCCGCACCCGCTGTGCTGCCCGGCGCGCGCCCAGCTGGCCACGGGTCAGTACGCGCAGAACAACGGCGTGCAGCACAACCGCGGCGAGCACGGCGGCTTCCAGGCGCTCGACCCGACCCGCGAGGCGAGCCGGTGGTTCCGCGACGCGGGCTACCAGACCGGCTTCGCGGGCAAGTTCCTCAACGGCTACCACCCGCAGGACGCACGACCCTCGGGCTGGACGCGGTGGGACGCGCTGACCCGCGGCACCTACGACTACGTGAACTTCACGATGACCGGCGACGGCACTCCCACGCGCTACACCGACAGCTACATCACGACGGTCATCGAGGAGCACACCGACGACTCGATCCGCGACTTCGCCGCGACCGGCGACCCCTTCCTGGTCTACGCGTGGCACCTCGCGCCGCACTACCGGATCACGCCGGAGGGCGGGCGCAGCCTCCCGCCGGCGATGCCGCAGGACCGCGGCACGTACGCCGACCAGCGTCCGGCGTCGTTCGACGACCCGGCTTTCGACGAGGCCGACGTGTCCGACCAGCCGCGCTACCTGCGCAACCTGCCGCGCGTCGACCGCGACGAGGTGCAGGCCGAGAGCTCCGCCCGGCTGGAGTCGCTCCAGGCGGTGGACCGCGCCGTCGGGTCGCTGGTGCAGACCCTCGACGACTCCGGCGTGCTGGACGACACCTACATCGTGTTCTCCTCCGACAACGGCTACTCGCTGGGCGAGCACCGCTACACCGGCAAGGACGTGCTCACCGACGAGGCCCTGCAGGTGCCGCTCGTCATCCGGGGCCCCGGGATCCCGGCCGGCACCACCTCCGACCTGCCCGTCACGCTGGTCGACCTGCCGGCGACCTTCGCCGACCTCACCGGCGTACAGCCCCAGTGGACGATCGACGGCACCTCCCTGGTCCCGACGCTCATGGGCGACGAGCAGCCCTTCCGCGACACCACGCTCATCCAGACCGGCCGCACCCTCGGCGACGGGTGGTCGCACCGCGGCGTCCGCACCGAGCGCTACCTCTACGGCACCGACGGGACCGAGGCGTTCCTCTACGACCGCCTCGCCGACCCCGACGGCATGGTCAACGTCGTCGACGACCCGCGCTACGCCGAGGTGCGCGCTGCGCTGGAGCAGCGCCGCGCCCAGCTCGTCACGTGCGCCGGCTGGACCTGCAACCAGGTCTTCGGCCCGCTCCCCGAGCCGGCACCCTGA
- a CDS encoding FHA domain-containing protein gives MPFCTACGKQNPDDARFCAQCGTKLLAGEDTGSSPVETTATITFGVPDQRESSDRQLSPVDAAAVDALPEGHALLVVQRGPSAGSRFLLDVDVVGAGRHPDSEIFLDDVTVSRRHAEFRRTGPGYTVSDVGSLNGTYVNRDRIDSVELNDGDEVQIGKYRLVFFSSHPDN, from the coding sequence ATGCCGTTCTGCACCGCCTGTGGCAAGCAGAACCCCGACGACGCGCGCTTCTGTGCCCAGTGCGGCACGAAGCTGCTCGCCGGGGAGGACACCGGGTCGAGCCCGGTCGAGACCACAGCGACCATCACCTTCGGCGTGCCCGACCAGCGCGAGTCCTCCGACCGGCAGCTGAGCCCGGTCGACGCCGCCGCGGTCGACGCACTCCCCGAGGGCCACGCGCTCCTGGTCGTCCAGCGCGGCCCGAGCGCCGGTAGCCGGTTCCTCCTCGACGTGGACGTGGTCGGTGCGGGCCGGCACCCCGACAGCGAGATCTTCCTCGACGACGTGACCGTGTCGCGCCGGCACGCGGAGTTCCGCCGTACGGGCCCGGGCTACACCGTCAGCGACGTCGGCAGCCTCAACGGCACCTACGTCAACCGCGACCGGATCGACTCCGTCGAGCTCAACGACGGCGACGAGGTCCAGATCGGCAAGTACCGCCTCGTCTTCTTCTCCTCCCACCCGGACAACTGA
- a CDS encoding DUF881 domain-containing protein, which yields MPDQPDQPDQPDQPDATPGPRPDPESPGRERLRHAFVKPSRRQGVVAVLLAVLGFAFVVQVQDTAANDTYAGLREGELIQVLDGLTGTAERARREVDRLEGRRDELSNESQARAAALDEAEQRVRTLNIIAGLVPVSGQGLRITITESTSRVSVGSLLDTVQELRTAGAEAMELNDTIRLGADSSFENAVGGIELDDQLLEPPYVLDVIGDTHNLRTALTFSSGPVETLETLDGAGVTIEELDKVEITSVREAPRPEYAEFGTGQ from the coding sequence ATGCCTGACCAGCCCGACCAGCCCGACCAGCCTGACCAGCCCGACGCCACGCCCGGTCCACGGCCCGATCCCGAGAGCCCCGGTCGCGAACGCCTGCGCCACGCGTTCGTGAAGCCGTCGCGGCGACAGGGCGTCGTCGCGGTGCTGCTCGCCGTCCTCGGGTTCGCGTTCGTCGTCCAGGTGCAGGACACCGCAGCCAACGACACCTACGCCGGTCTGCGCGAGGGCGAGCTGATCCAGGTGCTCGACGGGCTCACCGGCACCGCCGAGCGGGCACGTCGCGAGGTCGACCGGCTCGAGGGACGGCGCGACGAGCTGAGCAACGAGAGCCAGGCGCGAGCCGCTGCGCTCGACGAGGCCGAGCAGCGCGTCCGGACGCTCAACATCATCGCCGGCCTGGTGCCCGTCTCCGGGCAGGGGCTGCGCATCACGATCACCGAGTCCACCAGCCGGGTCAGCGTCGGGTCGTTGCTCGACACGGTGCAGGAGCTGCGGACGGCCGGGGCCGAGGCGATGGAGCTCAACGACACGATCCGGCTGGGTGCCGACAGCTCGTTCGAGAACGCCGTGGGCGGGATCGAGCTCGACGACCAGCTCCTGGAGCCGCCCTACGTCCTCGACGTCATCGGCGACACCCACAACCTCCGGACCGCCCTCACGTTCTCGAGCGGTCCGGTCGAGACCCTCGAGACGCTCGACGGTGCCGGCGTGACGATCGAGGAGCTCGACAAGGTCGAGATCACGAGCGTCCGCGAGGCCCCGCGACCTGAGTATGCGGAGTTCGGCACGGGCCAGTAG
- a CDS encoding DUF881 domain-containing protein: MPDTRHARAGTRTDLPDHVTTPLLSLITARSMDEDYAHVARQRAAAGVVRESPGRGRPHWASLVAIGVLGVMAAIVAAQTDREAEVNELSRAALVEQIDTRRDEVRDLQHDVGELTRSNAQAASNITTVQGQLDDIDSRVRRAELNTGFSVVHGPGVRITVDNRPGVDVNSEIRDEDLAILVDGLFEAGAEAIAINDQRINALGGIRNTNRAIHVNGRPVNAPYVVAAIGDPKTLQARLLESSEGQEWFALVNGLDFLYTPQNVDDIRLPAAPERPLRDVIEENADPDGTPGGGGNAP; this comes from the coding sequence ATGCCTGACACCCGACACGCCCGGGCCGGGACCCGCACCGACCTTCCCGACCACGTGACGACGCCGCTGCTGTCGCTCATCACCGCGCGCTCGATGGACGAGGACTACGCGCACGTCGCCCGGCAGCGGGCGGCGGCAGGAGTGGTGCGGGAGTCGCCGGGGCGTGGCCGACCGCACTGGGCCAGCCTGGTCGCGATCGGCGTGCTCGGCGTGATGGCCGCGATCGTGGCCGCGCAGACCGACCGCGAGGCAGAGGTCAACGAGCTGAGCCGGGCCGCCCTCGTGGAGCAGATCGACACCCGCCGCGACGAGGTGCGCGACCTGCAGCACGACGTCGGCGAGCTCACCCGGTCCAACGCGCAGGCCGCCAGCAACATCACCACCGTCCAGGGCCAGCTCGACGACATCGACAGCCGGGTGCGACGCGCGGAGCTCAACACCGGCTTCTCGGTGGTGCACGGCCCCGGCGTGCGGATCACCGTCGACAACCGTCCCGGGGTGGACGTCAACAGCGAGATCCGCGACGAGGACCTCGCCATCCTCGTCGACGGCCTGTTCGAGGCGGGCGCCGAGGCGATCGCGATCAACGACCAGCGGATCAACGCCCTCGGCGGCATCCGCAACACCAACCGCGCGATCCACGTCAACGGCCGCCCCGTCAACGCGCCCTACGTCGTCGCCGCCATCGGCGACCCGAAGACGCTCCAGGCCAGGCTGCTCGAGTCCAGCGAGGGGCAGGAGTGGTTCGCGCTCGTCAACGGCCTCGATTTCCTCTACACCCCGCAGAATGTGGACGACATCCGCCTTCCGGCTGCGCCCGAGAGGCCGTTGCGTGATGTGATCGAGGAGAATGCCGATCCGGACGGCACACCTGGAGGAGGGGGCAACGCGCCATGA
- the gcvH gene encoding glycine cleavage system protein GcvH, with amino-acid sequence MYPENLKYTAEHEWVRTPGEAEGSVRVGITDFAQDALGDIVYASLPQVGDQVTAGETCGELESTKSVSDIYAPVSGEVVAVNTALDSTPELVNSDPYEAGWLFEVGGADAAQVDGLMDAAAYQAGLDG; translated from the coding sequence ATGTATCCGGAGAACCTGAAGTACACCGCCGAACACGAGTGGGTCCGCACCCCCGGCGAGGCCGAGGGCTCGGTCCGGGTCGGCATCACCGACTTCGCGCAGGACGCCCTCGGCGACATCGTGTACGCCTCCCTGCCGCAGGTCGGCGACCAGGTCACGGCGGGGGAGACCTGTGGTGAGCTGGAGTCGACGAAGTCGGTCAGCGACATCTACGCGCCGGTGAGCGGCGAGGTCGTCGCGGTCAACACCGCGCTCGACTCCACGCCGGAGCTGGTCAACAGCGACCCCTACGAGGCCGGGTGGCTGTTCGAGGTCGGTGGCGCCGACGCCGCGCAGGTGGACGGGCTGATGGACGCCGCCGCCTACCAGGCCGGCCTGGACGGCTGA
- a CDS encoding hemolysin family protein has translation MTPFVLLLVSLALVAACGLFVAAEFSFVTVDRPSVERAAASGDEGARGVQLALRSLSTQLSGAQVGITVTNLAIGFLAEPAIADLIHDPLAAVGVPEGAVTPLSLFLGLALGTVMTMIFGEMVPKNIAIAKPLETARNTQGFMRGFTALTKRPIRVLNGSANAIVRRLGIEPQEELRSARSSQELSSLVQRSADQGTLDADTAELVERSVEFGTRTTGEIMTPRVRTTTVEDGDRVSAVIDLARQTGHSRFPVLDAEDVVVGTVHVKHAVAVPVHERATTRIRHVMVRPVVVPDSLRLDPLLALLRQDGFQMAIVLDEYGGHAGIVTLEDVVEEIVGDISDEHDRLGARIRQRRDGSWTLSGLLRPDEVEDVTEVELPDHEDYDTVAGLVMRELGKIPQPGDRVELAVPDRSDPHELRERLVTLTVERMDGLRIDRLDLRVVATADVAAAKAGASREQ, from the coding sequence GTGACCCCCTTCGTGCTGCTGCTCGTCTCGCTGGCCCTCGTGGCCGCCTGCGGACTCTTCGTCGCAGCCGAGTTCTCCTTCGTCACCGTCGACCGGCCCAGCGTCGAGCGCGCCGCGGCCTCCGGTGACGAGGGCGCCCGTGGCGTCCAGCTCGCGCTGCGCTCGCTGTCGACCCAGCTGTCGGGCGCCCAGGTCGGCATCACCGTGACCAACCTGGCCATCGGCTTCCTGGCCGAGCCCGCCATCGCCGACCTCATCCACGACCCGCTCGCGGCCGTCGGCGTGCCCGAGGGCGCGGTGACCCCGCTGTCGCTCTTCCTCGGCCTCGCCCTCGGCACCGTGATGACGATGATCTTCGGCGAGATGGTGCCCAAGAACATCGCCATCGCCAAGCCGCTCGAGACCGCGCGCAACACCCAGGGCTTCATGCGTGGCTTCACCGCGCTCACCAAGCGCCCGATCCGCGTCCTCAACGGCTCCGCCAACGCGATCGTCCGGCGCCTGGGGATCGAGCCGCAGGAGGAGCTCCGCTCGGCCCGCAGCTCGCAGGAGCTCTCCTCGCTGGTCCAGCGCTCCGCGGACCAGGGCACCCTCGACGCCGACACCGCCGAGCTCGTCGAGCGCTCGGTCGAGTTCGGCACCCGCACCACCGGCGAGATCATGACGCCTCGCGTGCGCACCACGACCGTCGAGGACGGCGACCGCGTCTCCGCCGTCATCGACCTCGCCCGCCAGACCGGCCACTCGCGCTTCCCGGTGCTCGACGCCGAGGACGTCGTCGTCGGCACGGTCCACGTCAAGCACGCGGTCGCCGTGCCCGTGCACGAGCGGGCCACCACCCGGATCAGGCACGTGATGGTCAGGCCGGTCGTGGTCCCCGACAGCCTGCGGCTCGACCCGCTCCTCGCCCTGCTCCGCCAGGACGGCTTCCAGATGGCCATCGTGCTCGACGAGTACGGCGGCCACGCCGGGATCGTGACGCTCGAGGACGTCGTCGAGGAGATCGTCGGCGACATCTCCGACGAGCACGACCGCCTCGGCGCCCGCATCCGCCAGCGGCGCGACGGGAGCTGGACGCTGTCCGGCCTGCTGCGCCCCGACGAGGTGGAGGACGTCACCGAGGTCGAGCTGCCCGACCACGAGGACTACGACACCGTCGCCGGCCTCGTCATGCGCGAGCTCGGCAAGATCCCGCAGCCCGGCGACCGCGTCGAGCTCGCCGTGCCCGACCGCAGCGACCCGCACGAGCTCCGCGAGCGCCTGGTCACCCTGACCGTCGAGCGGATGGACGGCCTGCGCATCGACCGCCTCGACCTGCGGGTCGTGGCGACCGCCGACGTGGCCGCCGCGAAGGCGGGTGCCTCCCGTGAGCAGTGA